The Daucus carota subsp. sativus chromosome 7, DH1 v3.0, whole genome shotgun sequence genome window below encodes:
- the LOC108195872 gene encoding iron-sulfur cluster assembly protein 1 — protein sequence MLSNATKRVLGLGFRREAPAINQLRFYHERVVDHYNNPRNVGSFDKSDPNVGTGLVGAPACGDVMKLQIKVDDKTGQIVDACFKTFGCGSAIASSSVATEWVKGRQMEDVVSIKNTEIAKHLSLPPVKLHCSMLAEDAIKAAVKDYEAKRAKSSTAEASPAEKAADG from the exons ATGTTGAGCAACGCAACAAAGAGGGTTCTAGGGTTAGGGTTCCGCCGCGAGGCGCCCGCGATAAATCAGCTGCGATTCTACCATGAGAGAGTCGTGGACCATTACAATAACCCCAGGAACGTCGGGTCGTTCGATAAGTCCGACCCGAATGTCGGAACCGGGCTTGTCGGAGCCCCGGCTTGCGGCGATGTGATGAAGCTGCAAATTAAGGTGGATGATAAGACTGGGCAGATTGTTGACGCTTGTTTCAAGACTTTTGGTTGTGGTTCCGCTATTGCCTCGTCTTCTGTTG CTACTGAATGGGTGAAGGGCAGACAAATGGAGGATGTTGTATCTATCAAAAATAC GGAAATCGCAAAACATCTCTCTCTTCCACCTGTGAAGCTTCACTGCAGCATGCTTGCTGAGGATGCAATAAAGGCAGCTGTAAAAGATTACGAGGCCAAACGTGCGAAATCTAGTACTGCAGAAGCTTCACCTGCGGAGAAGGCTGCCGATGGTTGA